A segment of the Streptomyces sp. NBC_01235 genome:
CGCCTCCCGCAGGCGTGGAATCCAGTGGCGCCGCAGGGCACGGACCCGGTGCCGGGTGCTGATGACCTCCGCTCCCATGAGCTCGGCGGCCGTATGGGCGGCGGCGTACTCGGCGGCGGCGCGCACGGCACGGCCGTAGGCTCCTTCGGCGTGCACGAGCGCGGTGTTGGTGGCAGCGGCGGAGGTGGGAGGACGGGCGCGTACCGACACGGAGGCCGTCGCAGGACGCCGTACCCCCATGGAACTGGTCCAGCGCACCGTGACCTCGGCGGGGCCGATGCCGGCAGCGGCCGCGTCGAGGGCGTGTTCCCCGCTGAGGAGCAGGCCCCGCAGCAGCCAGGTCTCGGCCTCGGAGAGCAGGTCATGCCATGCGCGGGCGGACGCCTTCTCCGCTTGCAGCAGCCGCTGGTGCTCGGAGCTGAGTATGCGGAGCTTCCGCTCCAGGAGGTCGGCTCCGCGCTCGGCGACATCGAGGCTGCGCCGCAGCCGCAGTCGTCCGGCACGGCCGGGCGGGGTACGCCGGGCGCTGCTCATCGGGACGCCTCCTCGTCGCGGTCGTCGCGGTCGTCGCGGTCGTCGCGGTCGTCGAGATGGTCGAGGTCCTTCGCCCCGTGGGCGTCGAGGAGCCCGGTGGGGAGCATGGAGAGCTGGCTGCGGGGCAGCGTGAGCAGGGCCTGCCAGCCGCGCTCCAGCGAGGCGTCGAGACTGCGGGACTCGTCGCTGTGCTGGTCGGCGAAGTCCCGCAGGAACGCCTCGTCGAAGTCGAGGTAGCGGCGGTCGGTGGGGCTCAGTGCCGACTGGCCGACGAGGTCCGCGAGATCACGGACCTGCCGGGCTCGCGCCAGGGCGGCCAGCAGCTGGGCCGCGACGTCGAGGTGGTCGTCGCGGGTACGGCCAGGGCCGGCGCCCTTGCGCATCAGCCGGGAGAGGGAGGACAGGGCGTCGAGTGGCGGGTACACACCCCGTGCGTGGGTCTCCGGCGAGAGCACGATCTGTCCTTCGGTGATGTAGCCGGTCAGGTCGGGCACGGGATGGGTGATGTCGCCCGCGGGCATGGTGAGCACCGGCAGCACGGTGACCGAGCCCGGCCGCCCGCGAATGCGTCCGCAGCGTTCGTACAGGGAGGCCAGGTCGCTGTAGAGGTAGCCGGGGTAGGCACGGCGGGCGGGGATCTCCCCGCGGGCGGCGGAGACCTCGCGCAGGGCTTCGGCGTAGGTCGTCATGTCGGTCATCACGACCAGGACGTGCCGTCCCTCGGTGAAGGCGAGGTGCTCGGCGACGGTGAGCGCGATGCGGGGGGTGAGGATCCGTTCGATCACCGGGTCGTCGGCGGTGTTCAGCAGCAGGACCAGTTCCCCGGCCGCGGACCG
Coding sequences within it:
- a CDS encoding V-type ATP synthase subunit D, producing MSSARRTPPGRAGRLRLRRSLDVAERGADLLERKLRILSSEHQRLLQAEKASARAWHDLLSEAETWLLRGLLLSGEHALDAAAAGIGPAEVTVRWTSSMGVRRPATASVSVRARPPTSAAATNTALVHAEGAYGRAVRAAAEYAAAHTAAELMGAEVISTRHRVRALRRHWIPRLREALDRADLALEQSEHEDGVRRRWAARTAER
- a CDS encoding V-type ATP synthase subunit B, whose product is MNLSGGIEYTTVRELRGPLAIVEGVSGVGWDEYAHVTLASGERRHGVVLDADRGLAVVQVLEGTAGMDPQGVRAVFTGSPLRVPVGTDWLGRVCNGRGAPVDDGPPIFGSHQAEVGGAPVNPVRREPPSEPVLTGVGAIDALTTLVRGQKLPVFSVAGLPHLELAAQIAAQATVGGEAFCVVFAGMGLTHADASFARDVLEERSAAGELVLLLNTADDPVIERILTPRIALTVAEHLAFTEGRHVLVVMTDMTTYAEALREVSAARGEIPARRAYPGYLYSDLASLYERCGRIRGRPGSVTVLPVLTMPAGDITHPVPDLTGYITEGQIVLSPETHARGVYPPLDALSSLSRLMRKGAGPGRTRDDHLDVAAQLLAALARARQVRDLADLVGQSALSPTDRRYLDFDEAFLRDFADQHSDESRSLDASLERGWQALLTLPRSQLSMLPTGLLDAHGAKDLDHLDDRDDRDDRDDRDEEASR